In the Streptomyces sp. cg36 genome, one interval contains:
- a CDS encoding alpha/beta fold hydrolase: protein MEFRRPRGRAAAGAGAALAVLAGAGVWTAAGARGTPAVHQEDRVMEMPGAKIDTSFFTSGGAGDRRPAILLGHGFGGSKDDVRAQARDLARSGFAVLTWSARGFGASTGQIGLNDPAYEVKDVSRLIDWLAKRPEVKLDAAGDPRVGVTGASYGGAISLLAAGYDKRVDAIAPQITYWNLADALFPDGVFKKLWAGIFFSTGGGCGTFEKQLCDMYQRVAVSGKPDAQARDLLAARSPSAVGDRIKVPALIVQGQSDSLFPLGQADAMARRIKANGAPVAVDWIAGGHDGGDRESGRVDARITSWFDRYLKGDEGASTGPAFRVTRTGGISSTDGAAQLRGATGGSYPGLASGPREVALTGREQTFENPAGAAPPAISAVPGVGGGLAGLSSLGVGGLSLDFPGQYARFDSAPLRPGLRITGSPTVRLKVRSSGDDAVLFGKVYDVGPGGKQQVLPAQLVAPVRVTGAKEGATVELTLPAVDHNVEAGHRLRLVVAATDLGYASPAEPGTYTVSLDGGGLTVPTAPGVRTEPAGVPWWAWGLPLGGAVIALGLLATRRTSAPAPDPELAEVPLQITDLAKKYARSSDRYAVRDLSFRVEKGQVLGLLGPNGAGKTTTLRMLMGLIRPDGGEIRVFGHAIRPGAPVLSRVGAFVEGAGFLPHLSGRANLELYWQATGRPAEDSHMDEALEIAGLGDALARAVRTYSQGMRQRLAIAQAMLGLPDLLILDEPTNGLDPPQIREMRDVMIRYAQGGRTVIVSSHLLSEVEQSCTHLVVMDRGRLVQAGPVAEITGGSDTLLVTVAGPVTEVLADKVAALPGIGAATPTDEGMLVRLDGATATGLITELVRLDVPVTGVGPHRRLEDAFLTLIGGTA, encoded by the coding sequence ATGGAATTCCGCAGACCTCGCGGGCGGGCGGCGGCCGGTGCGGGCGCCGCCCTCGCCGTGCTCGCCGGCGCCGGCGTCTGGACCGCCGCCGGCGCCCGTGGCACCCCCGCGGTGCACCAGGAGGACCGGGTCATGGAGATGCCCGGCGCGAAGATCGACACCTCGTTCTTCACCTCGGGCGGCGCCGGTGACAGGCGCCCCGCGATCCTCCTCGGCCACGGCTTCGGCGGCAGCAAGGACGATGTGCGCGCCCAGGCCCGCGACCTCGCCCGCTCCGGCTTCGCCGTGCTGACCTGGTCCGCCCGCGGCTTCGGCGCCTCGACCGGCCAGATCGGGCTGAACGACCCGGCGTACGAGGTCAAGGACGTCTCCCGGCTGATCGACTGGCTGGCGAAGCGGCCCGAGGTGAAGCTGGACGCGGCGGGCGACCCGCGCGTCGGCGTCACCGGCGCCTCCTACGGGGGCGCGATCTCGCTGCTGGCCGCCGGGTACGACAAGCGGGTCGACGCCATCGCCCCGCAGATCACCTACTGGAACCTGGCCGACGCGCTCTTCCCCGACGGGGTGTTCAAGAAGCTGTGGGCCGGGATCTTCTTCTCCACCGGCGGCGGCTGCGGGACGTTCGAGAAGCAGCTGTGCGACATGTACCAGCGGGTCGCGGTCAGCGGGAAGCCCGACGCGCAGGCCCGCGACCTGCTGGCGGCCCGCTCCCCGTCCGCCGTCGGCGACCGCATCAAGGTGCCCGCGCTGATCGTCCAGGGCCAGAGCGACTCGCTCTTCCCGCTCGGCCAGGCCGACGCCATGGCCCGGCGGATCAAGGCCAACGGGGCGCCGGTCGCGGTCGACTGGATCGCGGGCGGCCACGACGGCGGCGACCGCGAGTCGGGCCGCGTCGACGCCCGGATCACCTCCTGGTTCGACCGCTACCTCAAGGGCGACGAGGGCGCCTCCACCGGCCCCGCCTTCCGGGTCACCCGCACCGGCGGCATCAGCTCCACCGACGGCGCCGCCCAGCTGCGCGGCGCCACCGGCGGCAGCTATCCGGGCCTGGCGAGCGGCCCGCGCGAAGTGGCGCTCACCGGCCGCGAGCAGACCTTCGAGAACCCGGCGGGCGCCGCCCCGCCCGCCATCTCGGCGGTGCCCGGCGTCGGCGGCGGCCTCGCGGGCCTGTCCTCGCTGGGCGTGGGCGGCCTCTCCCTCGACTTCCCCGGGCAGTACGCGCGGTTCGACTCGGCCCCGCTGCGCCCGGGCCTGCGCATCACCGGCTCGCCCACGGTCCGCCTCAAGGTGCGCTCCAGCGGCGACGACGCGGTGCTCTTCGGCAAGGTGTACGACGTGGGGCCCGGCGGCAAGCAGCAGGTGCTCCCCGCCCAGCTGGTCGCCCCCGTACGGGTGACGGGCGCCAAGGAGGGCGCCACGGTCGAGCTGACCCTGCCCGCCGTCGACCACAACGTGGAGGCGGGCCACCGGCTGCGCCTGGTGGTCGCGGCCACCGACCTCGGCTACGCCTCCCCGGCCGAGCCCGGCACGTACACGGTCTCGCTGGACGGCGGCGGCCTGACCGTGCCCACCGCGCCCGGGGTGCGGACCGAGCCCGCCGGGGTGCCCTGGTGGGCGTGGGGGCTGCCGCTGGGCGGCGCGGTGATCGCGCTCGGCCTGCTGGCCACCCGCCGCACCTCGGCCCCCGCCCCCGACCCGGAGCTGGCCGAAGTGCCGCTCCAGATCACCGACCTGGCCAAGAAGTACGCCAGGTCCTCCGACCGGTACGCGGTGCGCGACCTCTCCTTCCGGGTGGAGAAGGGGCAGGTGCTCGGTCTGCTCGGGCCCAACGGCGCGGGCAAGACCACCACCCTGCGGATGCTGATGGGCCTGATCCGCCCCGACGGCGGCGAGATCCGCGTCTTCGGCCACGCCATCCGGCCCGGCGCCCCGGTGCTGTCCCGGGTGGGCGCGTTCGTCGAGGGCGCGGGCTTCCTGCCGCACCTGTCGGGCCGCGCCAACCTGGAGCTGTACTGGCAGGCCACCGGCCGCCCCGCCGAGGACTCGCACATGGACGAGGCGCTGGAGATCGCGGGCCTGGGCGACGCGCTCGCGCGGGCGGTGCGCACCTACTCGCAGGGCATGCGCCAGCGCCTGGCCATCGCCCAGGCCATGCTCGGCCTGCCGGACCTGCTGATCCTCGACGAGCCGACCAACGGTCTGGACCCGCCGCAGATCCGCGAGATGCGGGACGTGATGATCCGGTACGCCCAGGGCGGCCGTACCGTCATCGTCTCCAGCCACCTCCTGTCCGAGGTGGAGCAGTCCTGCACCCATCTGGTGGTCATGGACCGGGGCCGTCTCGTCCAGGCCGGTCCGGTCGCCGAGATCACCGGCGGGAGCGACACGCTCCTGGTCACCGTGGCGGGCCCGGTCACCGAGGTGCTGGCCGACAAGGTGGCCGCGCTGCCCGGCATCGGCGCGGCCACCCCCACCGACGAGGGCATGCTGGTGCGCCTCGACGGTGCCACCGCGACCGGGCTGATCACCGAACTGGTCCGGCTGGACGTGCCGGTGACGGGCGTGGGCCCGCACCGCCGACTGGAGGACGCGTTCCTCACCCTGATCGGAGGTACGGCATGA
- a CDS encoding ABC transporter permease → MTAPTRAADAAGPELRATAPGYRPGRTLPLRVEAARQLRRRRTMVMGGLLAALPFILVTAFAIGGTPSGRDGRITLIDTATASGANFAATALFVSAGFLLVVPVALFCGDTVASEASWSSLRYLLAAPVPRARLLWSKLAVALGLSAAAIVLLPLVALAVGTAAYGWGPLEIPTGGSLGSGEAVPRLAIAVAFVFVSQLVTAGLAFWLSTRTDAPLGAVGGAVGLTIVGNVLDAITALGDWRKALPAHWQFAWADALQPHLEWSGMAQGAGVSVGYALVLTALAFRGFEKKDIVS, encoded by the coding sequence ATGACGGCGCCGACACGGGCCGCGGACGCGGCGGGGCCGGAGCTGCGGGCGACCGCCCCCGGCTACCGGCCGGGCCGCACCCTGCCGCTGCGGGTGGAGGCGGCGCGCCAGCTGCGCCGCCGGCGCACGATGGTGATGGGCGGGCTGCTGGCGGCCCTGCCGTTCATCCTGGTCACGGCGTTCGCGATCGGCGGCACCCCGTCGGGCCGGGACGGCCGGATCACCCTGATCGACACGGCGACGGCGTCCGGGGCCAACTTCGCGGCGACCGCCCTGTTCGTCTCGGCGGGCTTCCTCCTGGTGGTGCCGGTCGCCCTGTTCTGCGGCGACACGGTCGCCTCGGAGGCCAGCTGGTCCTCGCTGCGCTATCTGCTGGCCGCGCCGGTGCCCCGGGCCAGGCTGCTGTGGAGCAAGCTGGCGGTGGCGCTGGGGCTGAGCGCGGCGGCGATCGTGCTGCTGCCGCTGGTGGCGCTGGCGGTCGGCACGGCCGCGTACGGCTGGGGCCCGCTGGAGATCCCCACCGGCGGCTCGCTCGGATCGGGCGAGGCGGTGCCGCGCCTGGCGATCGCCGTGGCGTTCGTCTTCGTCTCCCAACTGGTCACCGCGGGGCTCGCGTTCTGGCTCTCCACCCGGACGGACGCGCCGCTGGGCGCGGTCGGCGGCGCGGTGGGCCTGACGATCGTCGGCAACGTCCTGGACGCGATCACGGCGCTGGGCGACTGGCGCAAGGCGCTGCCCGCGCACTGGCAGTTCGCCTGGGCCGACGCGCTCCAGCCGCATCTGGAGTGGAGCGGGATGGCCCAGGGCGCGGGGGTGTCGGTGGGGTACGCGCTGGTGCTGACCGCCCTGGCGTTCCGGGGGTTCGAGAAGAAGGACATCGTGTCCTAG
- a CDS encoding alpha/beta fold hydrolase encodes MPTVKTSSSEVEYFVTGEGPGLVLLHGTGGAAEGFAHLVEKFSDKRTVITPNYSGSGQTKDSGEPLTVDLVVEQVAAAIRDAGTGPVDLVGWSLGALNSAALAAKHPELVRRLVLLTGWSALDERQRLFFDLWARLDKLDHDAFGRFLQLHGWTDTQINAFGVEGVEGLLAGGIPAGIGRQIALNLQADITALLPQITAPTLVIGATQDRVVPVEHSKQLHRAIAGSTYAELDAGHFALFEKADELTVLLQEFLYADVAAAV; translated from the coding sequence ATGCCCACCGTCAAGACTTCCAGCTCCGAGGTCGAGTACTTCGTCACCGGCGAAGGCCCCGGCCTCGTCCTGCTGCACGGCACCGGCGGCGCCGCCGAGGGCTTCGCGCACCTCGTGGAGAAGTTCAGCGACAAGCGCACGGTCATCACGCCCAACTACTCCGGCAGCGGACAGACCAAGGACAGCGGCGAGCCGCTCACCGTCGACCTCGTCGTCGAGCAGGTCGCCGCCGCCATCCGCGACGCCGGCACCGGCCCGGTCGACCTGGTGGGCTGGTCGCTCGGCGCGCTCAACTCGGCCGCGCTCGCCGCCAAGCACCCCGAGCTGGTCCGCCGGCTGGTGCTGCTGACCGGCTGGTCGGCCCTGGACGAGCGCCAGCGCCTCTTCTTCGACCTGTGGGCCCGGCTCGACAAGCTCGACCACGACGCCTTCGGCCGCTTCCTCCAGCTGCACGGCTGGACCGACACCCAGATCAACGCCTTCGGCGTCGAGGGCGTCGAGGGCCTGCTCGCGGGCGGCATCCCGGCCGGCATCGGCCGCCAGATCGCGCTCAACCTCCAGGCCGACATCACCGCCCTGCTGCCGCAGATCACCGCCCCCACGCTGGTCATCGGCGCCACCCAGGACCGTGTCGTCCCGGTCGAGCACTCCAAGCAGCTGCACCGGGCCATCGCGGGCAGCACCTACGCCGAGCTCGACGCCGGCCACTTCGCCCTCTTCGAGAAGGCGGACGAGCTGACCGTCCTGCTCCAGGAGTTCCTGTACGCGGACGTGGCCGCCGCGGTCTGA
- a CDS encoding class I SAM-dependent methyltransferase has product MLTQAPAAPLAEASAKDHRTWGFTASTGLGFTHHTIVDAHFRACAEPYQELLERAGIQRGWRVLDAGCGPGEFLPWLAELVGPEGRVSAVDLAEENAALAAARVAAWRSPCPVDVRQGDLLRLPYPDDSFDAVWCANTVQYLDDGQLGRALAELRRVVRPGGVVAVKELDAHLITARPADPYLFADFFRAAGQVPGYARQLTRSRELYRWLRAAGLAEVRQQTMVIEHYAPLSGSAREFYGLSCARLAEQAGRLGLSGEWRRFLDPDGPDHPLDDPDGYISEGNVLAVGTVPGPSRRE; this is encoded by the coding sequence ATGCTGACCCAGGCACCCGCCGCGCCCCTCGCCGAGGCGTCCGCGAAGGACCACCGCACCTGGGGGTTCACCGCCTCCACGGGGCTCGGCTTCACCCATCACACCATCGTCGACGCGCACTTCCGCGCCTGCGCCGAGCCGTACCAGGAGCTGCTGGAGCGGGCCGGGATCCAGCGCGGCTGGCGGGTGCTGGACGCGGGCTGCGGGCCCGGCGAGTTCCTGCCGTGGCTGGCCGAACTGGTCGGCCCGGAGGGCCGGGTGTCGGCGGTCGACCTGGCCGAGGAGAACGCGGCCCTGGCCGCCGCCCGGGTGGCCGCCTGGCGCTCGCCCTGCCCGGTCGACGTCCGCCAGGGCGATCTGCTGCGGCTGCCGTACCCGGACGACTCCTTCGACGCGGTGTGGTGCGCCAACACCGTGCAGTACCTCGACGACGGCCAACTGGGGCGGGCGCTCGCGGAGTTGCGCCGGGTGGTGCGGCCCGGCGGGGTCGTGGCGGTCAAGGAGCTCGACGCGCATCTGATCACCGCCCGGCCGGCCGACCCGTACCTCTTCGCGGACTTCTTCCGCGCCGCCGGGCAGGTGCCGGGCTACGCCCGCCAGCTGACCCGCTCGCGCGAGCTGTACCGGTGGCTGCGCGCGGCCGGGCTCGCCGAGGTGCGGCAGCAGACGATGGTGATCGAGCACTACGCGCCGCTGTCCGGCTCCGCGCGCGAGTTCTACGGGCTCTCCTGCGCCCGGCTGGCCGAGCAGGCGGGGCGGTTGGGGCTGAGCGGGGAGTGGCGGCGCTTCCTCGACCCGGACGGCCCGGACCATCCGCTGGACGACCCCGACGGCTACATCAGCGAGGGCAACGTCCTGGCCGTCGGGACCGTACCGGGCCCATCCCGACGGGAATAA
- a CDS encoding alpha/beta fold hydrolase, with product MSADPLPVVLLHALSLDSSMWEAQARALRALGHPVLAPDQRGFGSTALGDEPPSLDVVADDVARELDARGIGRMLLVGSSMGAYTAMAFLRRHPGRAAGLALLSARATADTAEARAQRLRFAHALGDEAVRDALITRTTALLTGPTTHARRPDVVARLLADARRADPAALAWAQRAVAARPDSTGTLLATELPAVVLAGEEDALVGAAESRETAALLRHGRLVTVPGAGHLQPLETPELVTGAVLGLLDEIGSSAC from the coding sequence GTGAGCGCGGACCCGCTGCCGGTCGTCCTGCTGCACGCGCTGTCCCTGGACTCCTCGATGTGGGAGGCGCAGGCCCGCGCGCTGCGGGCGCTGGGCCACCCCGTGCTCGCCCCCGACCAGCGCGGCTTCGGCTCCACGGCGCTCGGGGACGAGCCGCCCTCGCTGGACGTGGTGGCCGACGACGTGGCCCGGGAGCTGGACGCCCGGGGCATCGGGCGCATGCTGCTGGTGGGCTCGTCCATGGGCGCCTACACCGCGATGGCGTTCCTGCGCCGCCATCCCGGGCGCGCGGCGGGCCTCGCCCTGCTGTCCGCCCGGGCCACCGCCGACACCGCCGAAGCCCGCGCCCAGCGGCTCCGGTTCGCGCACGCGCTGGGCGACGAGGCGGTACGGGACGCGCTCATCACCCGGACGACCGCGCTGCTGACCGGCCCCACCACCCACGCCCGGCGCCCCGACGTCGTCGCCCGGCTGCTGGCCGACGCGCGCCGGGCCGACCCGGCGGCGCTGGCCTGGGCGCAGCGGGCGGTGGCCGCGCGCCCCGACTCCACCGGCACGCTGCTGGCCACCGAGCTGCCCGCGGTGGTGCTGGCGGGCGAGGAGGACGCGCTGGTCGGGGCGGCGGAGTCGCGCGAGACGGCGGCCCTGCTGCGCCACGGGCGGCTGGTCACGGTCCCGGGCGCGGGCCATCTCCAGCCGCTGGAGACACCGGAACTGGTGACCGGGGCCGTCCTCGGCCTCCTCGACGAGATCGGATCATCCGCATGCTGA
- a CDS encoding LysR substrate-binding domain-containing protein — protein MTTPEPTPAAPAPDAAPVVRLGYHGSVEVAGRIAALAGPGRAAVRTSQYDINDPFRGVLAGELDVIVVKFSLREPELACSRVLTTDARAAVLGAAHPLADRASVSVEELADHDTFHCPGALPGYVWDEVVPPYTPGGRPLRRRHRATDVAHMMELVAAGAVHLSLVSLADVAPPGIRIVPVHDLPPAPVALAWRRRVELPAHVAEFIAAAEREASR, from the coding sequence TTGACCACCCCTGAACCGACGCCGGCCGCCCCCGCCCCGGACGCCGCCCCCGTCGTCCGGCTCGGCTACCACGGCTCCGTGGAGGTCGCCGGGCGCATCGCCGCGCTCGCGGGGCCCGGCCGGGCCGCCGTGCGCACGAGCCAGTACGACATCAACGACCCGTTCCGGGGCGTCCTGGCGGGCGAACTCGACGTGATCGTCGTCAAGTTCTCGCTGCGCGAGCCCGAGCTGGCCTGCAGCCGGGTGCTCACCACCGACGCGCGCGCCGCCGTCCTGGGCGCCGCCCACCCGCTGGCGGACCGCGCCTCGGTCTCCGTCGAGGAGCTGGCCGACCACGACACCTTCCACTGTCCCGGCGCCCTGCCGGGATACGTGTGGGACGAGGTCGTCCCGCCGTACACCCCGGGCGGGCGCCCGCTGCGCCGCCGCCACCGGGCCACCGACGTGGCGCACATGATGGAGCTGGTGGCGGCGGGCGCGGTGCACCTGTCCCTGGTCTCGCTCGCCGACGTCGCACCGCCGGGGATCCGGATCGTCCCGGTCCACGACCTGCCGCCCGCCCCGGTCGCGCTGGCCTGGCGGCGCCGCGTGGAACTCCCGGCGCACGTGGCCGAGTTCATCGCGGCGGCCGAGCGGGAGGCGTCGCGGTGA
- a CDS encoding DUF6182 family protein, translated as MITQPPPAPGGPSVQERLRAATADRIRAARPDLAGRYDLGSARGLLAVQDELGAADPADGYVAAVVIGRFDLVSWARATCEFALGLDPSAAAGWRRSFTRTVFLAGNPDNLRGRFSFAHADADGSAAWTAPGPAADSAALRRLLKLFSGPLPLPLGPAVVLTVPAGPGPPPRPPVHREVHVAVADCRVQDVLVHLNHLLAEAVLDGLVGPGDRLTLRRVPRLSGLAHGFAALRATTEPTLPGRLRAVAGLTLEVPLDHP; from the coding sequence GTGATCACGCAACCACCACCGGCCCCGGGCGGGCCGTCGGTCCAGGAGCGGCTGCGGGCGGCGACGGCCGACCGGATCCGGGCCGCGCGGCCCGACCTGGCCGGGCGGTACGACCTCGGCTCGGCCCGGGGGCTGCTCGCCGTCCAGGACGAGCTCGGGGCGGCGGACCCCGCCGACGGGTATGTGGCGGCCGTGGTGATCGGGCGCTTCGACCTCGTCTCCTGGGCCCGCGCCACCTGCGAGTTCGCCCTCGGCCTCGACCCGTCGGCGGCGGCGGGCTGGCGGCGCTCCTTCACCCGTACGGTCTTCCTCGCGGGCAACCCGGACAATCTGCGGGGGCGCTTTTCCTTCGCCCACGCCGACGCGGACGGCTCGGCGGCCTGGACCGCGCCGGGCCCGGCGGCGGACTCGGCCGCGCTGCGCAGGCTCCTGAAGCTGTTCAGCGGCCCGCTCCCGCTGCCCCTGGGACCGGCCGTCGTCCTCACGGTCCCGGCGGGCCCGGGTCCGCCGCCCCGGCCGCCCGTCCACCGGGAAGTGCACGTCGCCGTGGCGGACTGCCGCGTCCAGGACGTCCTGGTCCACCTCAACCACCTGCTCGCGGAGGCGGTCCTGGACGGGCTCGTCGGGCCCGGCGACCGGCTGACCCTGCGCCGGGTGCCCCGCCTGTCCGGCCTCGCCCACGGCTTCGCCGCGCTGCGCGCCACCACCGAACCCACGCTCCCCGGCAGGCTGCGCGCCGTCGCCGGACTGACCCTGGAGGTCCCCCTTGACCACCCCTGA
- a CDS encoding NAD(P)/FAD-dependent oxidoreductase, with product MAGTDTYGTNDGPGPFDAVVAGGSVAGLAGALALAGTGRRVLVLERGAPPPDGPAARAAERWTRPGVPQGVHSHTLTSLGVRVLRERAPQVLAALLAAGAELLDLTAAAPPGTVRESADAELVALGCRRATLELVLHRLVSALPGVTVRHGRAVAALELDPDDGRVRAVRTDDGARVPTALVVDATGRRAAARGWLRAAGVPVAEDLVAPSGLSGYTRFYRLTGSARPGPLNRGNAAGDIFDHCAGVLHPGDNGTFSVALATLPGDRALHGLLTPAGFTAMARAVPGLAPWLAEGVSEPVSAVHAITSPSNALRGTATSRQRPVPGLFPLGDAACVTNPLFGRGMSLAFAHAFRLADVLTAHPVAGTAQSRAAARAAEELLLPWYEQSAQADRERIARWRRRIDTGADASPAPGAAVASAARRDPAVWRGLTRMLMGLTTPGELAADPAFLAGVERAASAPVPPAGPERRALVRLVAEAEGVPR from the coding sequence ATGGCCGGCACCGACACGTACGGCACGAACGACGGCCCCGGCCCCTTCGACGCGGTCGTCGCGGGCGGCAGCGTCGCCGGGCTCGCGGGCGCCCTGGCGCTGGCGGGCACCGGCCGCCGCGTCCTCGTCCTGGAGCGCGGCGCACCACCGCCCGACGGCCCGGCGGCACGGGCGGCCGAGCGGTGGACGCGGCCGGGCGTCCCCCAGGGCGTCCACTCCCACACCCTCACCTCGCTGGGCGTACGGGTGCTGCGCGAGCGGGCCCCGCAGGTCCTGGCGGCGCTGCTGGCGGCCGGGGCGGAGCTGCTCGACCTGACCGCCGCCGCCCCGCCCGGCACCGTCCGCGAGAGCGCCGACGCCGAGCTGGTGGCGCTCGGCTGCCGCCGCGCCACCCTCGAACTCGTCCTGCACCGGCTGGTGTCGGCGCTGCCCGGGGTCACCGTGCGGCACGGGCGGGCGGTGGCCGCGCTGGAGCTCGACCCCGACGACGGACGGGTGCGGGCCGTGCGCACCGACGACGGCGCGCGCGTCCCCACCGCCCTGGTGGTCGACGCCACCGGCCGCCGGGCCGCCGCGCGCGGCTGGCTGCGCGCGGCCGGGGTGCCGGTCGCCGAGGACCTCGTCGCCCCGTCCGGTCTGAGCGGCTACACCCGCTTCTACCGGCTGACCGGGAGCGCCCGCCCCGGCCCCCTGAACCGGGGCAACGCGGCGGGCGACATCTTCGACCACTGCGCCGGGGTGCTGCACCCCGGGGACAACGGCACGTTCTCCGTGGCCCTGGCCACCCTGCCCGGCGACCGGGCGCTGCACGGGCTGCTCACCCCGGCCGGCTTCACCGCCATGGCGCGCGCCGTCCCGGGTCTGGCGCCCTGGCTGGCCGAGGGCGTGAGCGAGCCGGTCTCGGCGGTGCACGCCATCACCAGTCCGTCCAACGCGCTGCGCGGCACGGCCACTTCGCGCCAGCGCCCGGTGCCGGGGCTGTTCCCGCTCGGGGACGCGGCCTGCGTCACCAATCCGCTCTTCGGGCGCGGGATGTCGCTGGCGTTCGCACACGCCTTCCGGCTCGCCGACGTCCTCACCGCGCACCCGGTGGCGGGCACCGCCCAGAGCCGGGCGGCGGCGCGGGCCGCCGAGGAGCTGCTCCTGCCCTGGTACGAGCAGTCGGCGCAGGCCGACCGCGAGCGGATCGCCCGCTGGCGCCGCCGGATCGACACCGGCGCCGACGCCTCCCCGGCGCCCGGGGCGGCCGTGGCGTCCGCCGCCCGCCGCGACCCCGCCGTCTGGCGCGGCCTGACCCGCATGCTGATGGGCCTCACCACCCCCGGCGAACTGGCCGCGGACCCGGCGTTCCTGGCCGGGGTGGAGCGGGCCGCGTCCGCGCCCGTGCCCCCGGCCGGTCCGGAGCGGCGCGCGCTGGTGCGGCTGGTCGCCGAGGCGGAAGGGGTGCCGCGGTGA
- a CDS encoding class I SAM-dependent methyltransferase: protein MTAALDAVERTALLTAALRAAETARGDRLYDDPYAAALAGDIGPALLAEVRDATFPPGERRSVPSTPDYNAIRTRFFDDYLQEAARDPEMTQIVLAPAGMDSRAYRLDWPGHVRWFEVDRPAVLAYKAERLGGVEPRTDHRTVAVDLTSPDWENDLIAAGYDPSLPSTWLLEGLLYYIPEQDTHRILERVAAISAPGSRIAADLVNSAALTLPQMRPLLDVFAGWGCPWLFGTDEPEALFDRYGFTVQAPQPGEPGAGFGRWPDPVPPRAKRDQRRVFFVNGRRR from the coding sequence ATGACCGCAGCACTGGACGCCGTGGAGCGCACCGCCCTGCTGACCGCCGCCCTGCGGGCCGCCGAGACCGCCCGCGGGGACCGGCTGTACGACGACCCGTACGCCGCCGCGCTGGCCGGGGACATCGGCCCGGCCCTGCTCGCCGAGGTGCGCGACGCCACGTTCCCGCCCGGCGAGCGGCGCAGCGTGCCGAGCACGCCCGACTACAACGCCATCCGCACCCGCTTCTTCGACGACTACCTCCAGGAGGCCGCCCGGGACCCGGAGATGACGCAGATCGTGCTGGCGCCCGCCGGGATGGACTCGCGCGCGTACCGCCTCGACTGGCCCGGCCACGTCCGCTGGTTCGAGGTCGACCGCCCGGCCGTCCTCGCGTACAAGGCGGAGCGGCTGGGGGGCGTCGAGCCCCGTACCGACCACCGCACGGTCGCCGTCGACCTCACCTCCCCCGACTGGGAGAACGACCTCATCGCGGCCGGGTACGACCCCTCACTGCCCTCCACCTGGCTGCTGGAGGGGCTGCTCTACTACATCCCCGAGCAGGACACCCACCGCATCCTGGAACGCGTCGCCGCGATCTCCGCGCCCGGCAGCCGCATCGCCGCCGACCTCGTCAACAGCGCCGCCCTGACACTCCCTCAGATGCGCCCGCTGCTGGACGTGTTCGCCGGGTGGGGCTGCCCGTGGCTGTTCGGCACGGACGAGCCCGAGGCGCTCTTCGACCGGTACGGGTTCACGGTCCAGGCGCCCCAGCCGGGCGAGCCGGGCGCCGGATTCGGCCGCTGGCCCGACCCGGTGCCGCCGCGCGCCAAGCGCGACCAGCGCCGGGTGTTCTTCGTCAACGGGCGAAGGCGCTGA